Proteins from one Cryptomeria japonica chromosome 4, Sugi_1.0, whole genome shotgun sequence genomic window:
- the LOC131077871 gene encoding bidirectional sugar transporter SWEET5: protein MAFLLQLVVGIMGNITSLALFLSPMTTFWRIYKLKSTQEYSGLLYVCTLFNCCLWLLYGAPFVKPHSTLLLTINGAGFAFEIFYLLSFLTFAPKQEKIRTVRLAIAMMFAFVIVVVVTIYVLHTYNVRQLLVGTLGVILSIVMYASPLSVVGGVIKTKSVKYMPFLVSLFSTLNALVWSVYSVIAKDIFIAVPNGIGFLLGIAQLVVYFIYRSPEPVLPVSTELHKLPEIKKIDDIFDLRIGEAEVEATNVVKVAAVNQV, encoded by the exons ATGGCTTTTCTTCTGCAGCTTGTGGTGGGAATTATGG GAAATATAACTTCACTGGCACTTTTCCTGTCACCTAT GACAACATTCTGGCGGATATACAAGCTTAAGTCTACCCAAGAATATTCAGGTCTTCTATATGTTTGTACCTTATTCAACTGTTGTCTTTGGCTACTTTACGGAGCCCCATTTGTTAAACCCCACAGCACTTTGCTGCTCACGATCAATGGTGCTGGCTTTGCCTTTGAGATATTTTATCTGCTGTCCTTTCTGACATTTGCCCCCAAGCAGGAGAAG ATAAGAACAGTGCGGTTAGCCATTGCAATGATGTTTGCTTTTGTCATAGTGGTTGTAGTTACTATTTATGTGCTGCACACATACAATGTGAGACAGTTACTGGTTGGCACTTTAGGTGTGATCCTTTCCATTGTTATGTATGCCTCACCATTATCTGTCGTG GGAGGTGTTATCAAAACCAAAAGTGTTAAGTACATGCCATTTTTGGTATCCCTATTCAGCACTCTAAATGCACTTGTCTGGTCTGTATACTCTGTAATAGCCAAGGATATCTTTATAGCT GTGCCCAATGGCATTGGTTTCCTCCTAGGAATAGCTCAGCTCGTTGTTTACTTCATTTACAGAAGCCCAGAGCCTGTTTTACCTGTATCCACTGAACTTCATAAACTCCCTGAAATCAAAAAGATAGATGACATATTTGATCTGCGTATCGGTGAAGCGGAGGTGGAAGCCACAAATGTTGTCAAAGTGGCTGCAGTGAATCAAGTTTGA